The following proteins come from a genomic window of Natrinema saccharevitans:
- the larC gene encoding nickel insertion protein: MYRPRWVLVPIDSRPTSERWLVFAFSAPKTGPGVLAFDGRMGASVDLILAAFRDAGAHVDALEPVTEALSAAYRIDETEKAGIAATIVDVVLPDDDHVHDHAET; this comes from the coding sequence ATGTACCGGCCTCGGTGGGTTTTGGTCCCTATCGACAGCCGGCCGACCTCGGAACGGTGGTTGGTTTTTGCGTTTTCCGCTCCGAAAACGGGCCCGGGAGTTCTCGCGTTCGACGGCCGGATGGGAGCAAGCGTCGACCTGATTCTCGCCGCGTTCAGAGACGCCGGTGCCCACGTCGACGCCCTCGAACCGGTGACCGAGGCACTGTCGGCGGCCTATCGGATCGACGAGACCGAAAAGGCCGGGATCGCGGCCACGATCGTCGACGTGGTCCTCCCCGACGATGATCATGTACACGACCACGCCGAGACGTAA
- a CDS encoding lycopene cyclase domain-containing protein, translating into MVDISVFGRYTYLVTELVWGIVAALLLRRANAVRKAAVTILALYPIAYIWDRYTLAVGVFDIKLRTGIDVAGIPLEEHLFMAVVPGLVIGMHETIFGDGDTTASP; encoded by the coding sequence ATGGTCGACATCAGCGTCTTCGGACGCTACACCTACCTCGTGACCGAACTCGTCTGGGGAATCGTCGCTGCGCTCCTGTTGCGTCGCGCGAACGCCGTCCGGAAGGCCGCCGTGACGATCCTCGCGCTGTACCCCATCGCCTACATCTGGGACCGCTATACCCTCGCCGTCGGCGTCTTCGACATCAAACTTCGGACCGGGATCGACGTCGCCGGCATCCCCCTCGAGGAACACCTGTTCATGGCGGTCGTTCCCGGCCTCGTGATCGGGATGCACGAGACGATCTTCGGCGACGGCGACACGACCGCGAGCCCGTGA
- a CDS encoding CAP domain-containing protein, protein MDERRSDGTDGETTERVDRALLRGLASLLVAVALVVSLAVGATVFAPQVVDDLGLGEGPAPSSEPPPAGERNPPVTDPDDPGVTRYETDVETITSPTVEDFVHAEINERRAERGLEPLEWDGTVASVARAHTHDMGQRDYFAHTNPEGEGPYDRFGDVDDYCRAYGENIAMTWVDRRVERPTGGVVRYRTAEALATGLVDQWMNSTDHRRAILEEGETPTWDRAGVGVYIDEDGAVYAGQNFCREW, encoded by the coding sequence ATGGACGAGCGACGATCCGATGGAACGGACGGTGAGACGACCGAGCGAGTCGACCGGGCGCTGCTCCGGGGACTGGCCAGCCTGCTCGTCGCGGTCGCGCTCGTCGTCTCCCTCGCCGTCGGGGCCACCGTGTTCGCCCCACAGGTGGTCGACGACCTCGGCCTCGGCGAGGGGCCCGCGCCCAGTTCCGAGCCGCCGCCGGCCGGCGAGCGCAATCCGCCGGTAACGGATCCCGACGATCCGGGCGTGACCCGGTACGAAACCGACGTCGAGACGATCACCTCGCCGACCGTCGAGGACTTCGTCCACGCCGAAATCAACGAGCGCCGTGCCGAGCGCGGTCTCGAGCCCCTCGAGTGGGACGGGACCGTCGCGTCGGTCGCTCGGGCACACACTCACGATATGGGTCAACGGGACTACTTCGCGCACACGAACCCCGAGGGCGAGGGACCGTACGATCGTTTCGGAGACGTCGACGACTACTGTCGGGCCTACGGCGAGAACATCGCCATGACCTGGGTCGACCGACGCGTCGAACGGCCGACCGGCGGAGTCGTCCGCTACCGGACCGCCGAGGCGCTCGCGACCGGTCTCGTCGATCAGTGGATGAACTCCACGGATCACCGGCGGGCGATCCTCGAGGAGGGCGAGACGCCGACGTGGGACCGAGCGGGCGTCGGCGTCTACATCGACGAGGACGGCGCGGTCTACGCCGGCCAGAACTTCTGTCGCGAGTGGTGA
- a CDS encoding AEC family transporter, whose product MEVVGRLLALLVVLLFGAGVRAIGVLDGRRTALLNDLAYYVALPALIFVSTFDRSIAALLSPALLGGLLLVVSGTAGVAWAVHWHRDSSARRSVAVVQSYHSNLGYLGLPLVAATFDSTVTAIASVVLGVVSLTQVPLTVVVLSTLNGAGTSVTDELRGLATNPVLLTLLAGLTIGSLGIGVPSPVAVGLDAVGSLALPVALLCVGASLDVDRSSIDASATAAVVACKVGLMPVLAWLVFSALAVDTATLVACVVMLGTPTAVSTFVFANELGGDPEFASLNVFVTTLSSVVTLFVLITLVG is encoded by the coding sequence ATGGAGGTCGTCGGCCGGTTGCTGGCACTGCTCGTCGTCCTGTTGTTCGGCGCGGGCGTCCGAGCGATCGGCGTCCTCGACGGCCGTCGGACCGCGCTGTTGAACGACCTCGCCTACTACGTCGCGCTCCCGGCGCTGATCTTCGTGTCGACGTTCGACCGCTCGATCGCCGCGTTGCTCTCGCCGGCGCTGCTCGGCGGGCTCTTGCTCGTCGTCTCGGGAACCGCGGGAGTCGCCTGGGCCGTCCACTGGCACCGAGACTCGAGCGCGCGCCGGAGCGTCGCGGTCGTGCAGTCGTATCACTCCAACCTGGGCTATCTGGGGCTGCCGCTGGTCGCCGCGACGTTCGACTCGACGGTCACGGCGATCGCGAGCGTGGTCCTCGGCGTCGTCTCGCTGACCCAGGTCCCGCTGACGGTCGTCGTCCTCTCGACGCTCAACGGGGCCGGTACCTCGGTCACCGACGAACTACGGGGACTGGCGACCAACCCCGTCCTCCTGACGCTGCTGGCGGGACTGACGATCGGCTCGCTCGGGATCGGGGTTCCCTCTCCCGTCGCCGTCGGCCTCGACGCCGTCGGGTCGCTCGCGCTGCCCGTCGCGTTGCTCTGTGTCGGCGCGTCGCTGGACGTCGACCGGTCCTCGATCGACGCGAGCGCGACCGCGGCCGTCGTCGCCTGTAAAGTCGGGCTGATGCCCGTCCTCGCGTGGCTGGTCTTCTCCGCGCTGGCCGTCGACACCGCGACGCTCGTCGCCTGCGTCGTGATGCTCGGCACGCCGACGGCCGTCTCGACGTTCGTCTTCGCGAACGAACTCGGCGGCGACCCGGAGTTCGCGTCGCTGAACGTCTTCGTCACGACGCTGTCCTCGGTCGTGACGCTGTTCGTCCTCATCACGCTGGTCGGCTGA
- the radB gene encoding DNA repair and recombination protein RadB, which translates to MTDEAIPTGCGPVDELLDGGFERGTVTQLYGPPAAGKTNLALSAAVETAVDGGTVVYIDTEGVSVDRFEQLLEGSVDDGDLEAVASRIVIEDAVDFEEQAEAVRDAEEFAERAELIVLDSATGFYRLERTADGDEGEALRSVTRQVTHLLSLARKHDLAVVLTNQVFSDPDSDRTRGLGGNTLEHWTGTVVRLERFRGGNRRATLEKHRSKPAGESVQFRITDRGLEGGEESARH; encoded by the coding sequence GTGACCGACGAGGCGATCCCGACCGGCTGTGGCCCGGTCGACGAGTTGCTCGACGGGGGGTTCGAACGCGGGACCGTCACGCAGTTGTACGGCCCGCCGGCGGCCGGGAAGACGAACCTCGCGCTGTCGGCGGCCGTCGAGACGGCCGTCGACGGGGGGACCGTCGTCTATATCGATACCGAAGGCGTCTCGGTCGACCGCTTCGAGCAGTTGCTCGAGGGGAGCGTCGACGACGGGGACCTCGAGGCCGTCGCCTCGCGGATCGTCATCGAAGACGCCGTCGACTTCGAGGAACAGGCCGAGGCCGTCCGCGACGCCGAGGAGTTCGCCGAGCGCGCGGAACTGATCGTACTGGACAGCGCGACGGGATTTTACCGACTCGAGCGCACCGCCGACGGCGACGAGGGGGAGGCGCTGCGCAGCGTCACCCGGCAGGTGACTCACCTGCTCTCGCTCGCGCGGAAACACGATCTGGCGGTCGTCCTGACGAACCAGGTCTTTTCGGATCCCGACTCGGATCGGACCCGGGGACTGGGCGGTAACACGTTGGAACACTGGACCGGGACCGTCGTCCGCTTGGAGCGGTTCCGTGGCGGGAACCGACGCGCGACGCTGGAGAAACACCGCTCGAAGCCGGCCGGCGAGTCGGTTCAGTTCCGGATCACGGATCGGGGGCTCGAGGGCGGCGAGGAGTCGGCGCGCCACTGA
- the trpG gene encoding anthranilate synthase component II, with the protein MSATTADDRDAAGRDGEAEPLTVLFVDNYDSFTYNLVEYVSQQAGTETEVLKNTASLADVRAVDPDAIVISPGPGHPENDRDVGVTMAVLREISPEVPTLGVCLGLEAAVYEYGGSVGRAPDPIHGKASAVDHDGRGVFEDLEQGFRAGRYHSLVATEIPDCLDVTATAEHGSETLVMGVRHAEYPLECVQFHPESVLTAVGHDVIENFLTFAREK; encoded by the coding sequence ATGAGCGCGACGACAGCGGACGACCGCGACGCGGCGGGCCGCGACGGCGAGGCGGAGCCGCTGACGGTGCTTTTCGTCGACAACTACGACTCCTTCACCTACAACCTCGTCGAGTACGTCAGCCAGCAGGCCGGCACCGAGACCGAGGTCCTGAAAAACACCGCGTCGCTCGCGGACGTGCGCGCGGTCGATCCCGACGCGATCGTAATCAGTCCCGGGCCCGGTCATCCGGAGAACGACCGCGACGTCGGCGTCACGATGGCCGTCCTCCGGGAGATCAGCCCCGAGGTCCCGACGCTTGGAGTCTGTCTCGGCCTCGAGGCGGCCGTCTACGAGTACGGGGGCAGTGTCGGCCGCGCTCCGGACCCGATCCACGGCAAGGCCTCCGCGGTCGACCACGACGGCCGGGGCGTCTTCGAGGACTTAGAGCAGGGCTTTCGCGCGGGCCGGTACCACTCACTGGTCGCGACCGAAATCCCGGACTGCCTCGACGTGACCGCGACCGCGGAACACGGCTCGGAGACGCTCGTCATGGGCGTGCGCCACGCGGAGTACCCCCTCGAGTGCGTGCAGTTTCACCCCGAGAGCGTCCTCACGGCCGTCGGCCACGACGTGATCGAGAACTTCCTCACGTTCGCGAGGGAGAAGTAG
- a CDS encoding CBS domain-containing protein — MNIADIATTEFIEVDVGTRMGKVRSMFEDGNPKGIIVTNDGDYEGVISEREVLQSHVEDDAKVAALTKPSRSTPSPKVDRQEDVRETARVLVESNAKVAPVFENDDLWGVITDDAILEAVLENLDALTVDDIYTADPVTVTEDDGIGKAINLLREHGISRLPVMNENGYLAGVVTTHDIADFVIRENHTTTTGDRVGDSQRLLDVPVYDIMTSPVETTTLDTTAKAAVETMLGNDYAGLMVTPEDDGRVVIGVITKTDVLRALTFTEEEHMDVQITNISMLDTITREGIVESIEEVVDKYQDMQVMHAHVRFKEHQERLRGTPLVQCQIRLRTNKGQVAGTGEGYGSENAFRVALDKLERNVLELKGVTSDEEYRGQLLRKLNEL; from the coding sequence ATGAATATCGCTGATATCGCCACCACGGAGTTCATCGAAGTCGACGTCGGAACGCGAATGGGGAAGGTTCGGTCCATGTTCGAAGACGGCAACCCCAAGGGGATCATCGTCACGAACGACGGGGACTACGAGGGGGTCATCAGCGAGCGGGAGGTTCTCCAGTCCCACGTCGAGGACGACGCCAAGGTGGCGGCACTGACGAAGCCGAGCCGGAGTACGCCCTCACCCAAGGTCGACCGACAGGAGGATGTCCGGGAGACCGCCCGCGTTCTCGTCGAGAGCAACGCGAAGGTCGCGCCGGTCTTCGAGAACGACGACCTCTGGGGCGTCATCACCGACGACGCGATCCTCGAGGCCGTTCTCGAGAACCTCGACGCGCTGACCGTCGACGACATCTACACCGCCGATCCGGTCACGGTCACCGAAGACGACGGGATCGGCAAGGCGATCAATCTCCTGCGCGAACACGGTATCTCTCGCCTGCCCGTCATGAACGAGAACGGCTACCTCGCCGGGGTCGTCACGACCCACGACATCGCCGACTTCGTCATCCGGGAGAACCACACGACGACGACCGGCGACCGGGTCGGTGACAGCCAGCGTCTGCTCGACGTGCCCGTCTACGACATCATGACCAGCCCCGTCGAGACGACCACGCTGGACACGACCGCGAAAGCGGCCGTCGAGACGATGCTTGGCAACGACTACGCGGGGCTTATGGTCACGCCCGAGGACGACGGTCGGGTCGTCATCGGCGTCATCACCAAGACCGACGTCCTGCGGGCGCTGACCTTCACCGAAGAGGAACACATGGACGTTCAGATCACCAACATCTCGATGCTCGACACCATCACTCGAGAGGGGATCGTCGAGAGCATCGAGGAGGTCGTCGACAAGTACCAGGACATGCAGGTGATGCACGCCCACGTTCGGTTCAAGGAACATCAGGAACGGCTCCGCGGAACGCCGCTCGTGCAGTGTCAGATCCGCCTGCGAACGAACAAGGGTCAGGTCGCCGGAACCGGCGAGGGCTACGGCTCGGAGAACGCCTTCCGCGTCGCGCTCGACAAACTCGAGCGCAACGTCCTCGAACTCAAAGGCGTCACCAGCGACGAGGAGTACCGCGGCCAGCTCCTGCGGAAGCTCAACGAACTGTAG
- the trpD gene encoding anthranilate phosphoribosyltransferase has product MQEYVERVTDGQDLTQADARAASTAVFEDATEAQIGALLAALRAKGETEAEIAGFAEGMRDAARTISPDREPLVDTCGTGGDDYDTINVSTTSAIVAGGAGVPVAKHGNYSVSSSSGSADVLEEVGVDVEAEPPAVEEAIEEDGIGFMLAPVFHPAMKAVIGPRKELGMRTIFNVLGPLTNPAGADAQVVGVYDPDLVPVLADALARMDAERALVVHGAGTDEIAIHGDTVAAEVDGDSVEEYTLEPADLGLDDHDIADISGGSPEENAADMRGIVEGDVTGAKRDVILANAGAAIYVAGEADSLAAGADAAREAIESGAAAETLDQLRGVPAQATGDR; this is encoded by the coding sequence ATGCAGGAATACGTCGAACGAGTCACGGACGGGCAGGATCTCACGCAAGCGGACGCTCGAGCGGCCTCGACGGCCGTGTTCGAGGACGCGACGGAGGCACAGATCGGCGCGCTGCTGGCCGCGCTGCGCGCCAAAGGCGAGACGGAGGCCGAGATCGCCGGCTTCGCGGAGGGGATGCGCGATGCGGCCCGGACGATCTCGCCGGACCGGGAGCCGCTGGTCGACACCTGCGGTACCGGCGGGGACGACTACGACACGATCAACGTCTCGACGACGAGCGCGATCGTCGCCGGCGGGGCGGGCGTTCCGGTCGCCAAGCACGGCAACTACTCCGTCTCCTCCTCGTCGGGCAGCGCGGACGTCTTAGAGGAGGTCGGCGTCGACGTCGAAGCCGAACCCCCGGCCGTCGAGGAAGCGATCGAGGAGGACGGCATCGGGTTCATGCTCGCGCCGGTCTTCCACCCGGCGATGAAGGCCGTCATCGGCCCGCGTAAGGAACTGGGGATGCGGACGATCTTCAACGTCCTCGGACCGCTAACCAACCCCGCGGGCGCAGACGCGCAGGTCGTCGGCGTCTACGACCCCGACCTCGTCCCGGTCCTCGCGGACGCCCTCGCCCGGATGGACGCCGAGCGCGCGCTGGTCGTCCACGGCGCGGGCACCGACGAGATCGCGATCCACGGCGACACCGTCGCCGCCGAAGTCGACGGCGATTCGGTCGAGGAGTACACCCTCGAGCCGGCCGATCTCGGGCTCGACGACCACGACATCGCGGACATCTCGGGCGGTTCGCCGGAGGAGAACGCCGCGGACATGCGCGGCATCGTCGAGGGCGATGTAACCGGCGCGAAACGCGACGTCATCCTCGCGAACGCGGGCGCGGCGATCTACGTCGCCGGCGAGGCCGACTCGCTCGCGGCCGGTGCGGACGCGGCCCGCGAGGCCATCGAGTCGGGCGCGGCCGCCGAGACGCTCGACCAGTTACGCGGCGTACCGGCACAGGCGACCGGGGACCGATGA
- the trpE gene encoding anthranilate synthase component I, whose protein sequence is MPDPEPTTADRVSFDLDREAFGEDAGSNADRDDRPVVVRTVATLEVETTPLAAYAALTGRSEASSRERSPYAFLLESAEKTASSDPDGAFRPSTADVERHARYSYVGYDPEAVVTVESGEATVEALTDDAPLAAVDTDAGGDTVDALRAAMPDVRLENVPDHDRQHLEGGLVGFLAYDAVYDLWLEEVGYERPDSRFPDAQFLLTTKTLTFDERDGTVSLVFTPVLEADDDPDAVYDALVAEAAEVASTLREAEPPETGSFVRDEEVAGPQAAYEGSVRAAKEHVLDGDIYQGVISRTREIHGEVDPLGFYEAMREVNPSPYMYLLDHDDLTVVGASPETLLSVRGREVMSNPIAGTCDRGSSPVEDRRLAGEMLADGKERAEHTMLVDLARNDVRRVSEPGSVRVDEFMNVLKYSHVQHIESTVTGRLAADSDAFDATRASFPAGTLSGAPKIRAMEIIDDLESEPRGLYGGGVGYYSWSGDADFAIVIRTATVEDEGDEDRITVQAGAGLVADSDPAAEYEETEQKMGGVLAALEAIELPAEEPATRADPDATPEVSR, encoded by the coding sequence ATGCCCGATCCCGAACCCACCACCGCCGACCGGGTCTCGTTCGATCTCGACCGTGAGGCGTTCGGCGAGGACGCCGGCTCGAACGCCGACCGCGACGACCGACCGGTGGTCGTCCGGACCGTCGCGACCCTCGAAGTCGAGACGACGCCGCTCGCGGCCTACGCCGCGCTCACCGGCCGCTCCGAGGCGAGCAGTCGGGAGCGATCGCCCTACGCCTTCCTCCTCGAGAGCGCGGAGAAGACCGCCTCGAGCGACCCCGACGGCGCGTTTCGGCCGAGTACCGCCGACGTCGAGCGCCACGCGCGCTACTCCTACGTCGGCTACGATCCCGAGGCCGTCGTGACGGTCGAATCCGGCGAGGCGACCGTGGAGGCCCTGACCGACGACGCGCCGCTTGCGGCCGTCGACACCGACGCCGGGGGCGACACGGTCGACGCCCTCCGGGCCGCGATGCCCGACGTCCGCCTCGAGAACGTCCCCGACCACGACCGCCAGCACCTCGAGGGCGGGCTGGTCGGCTTTCTGGCCTACGACGCCGTCTACGACCTCTGGCTCGAGGAGGTCGGTTACGAGCGGCCCGACTCGCGGTTCCCGGACGCGCAGTTCCTCCTGACGACGAAGACGCTGACGTTCGACGAGCGCGACGGGACGGTATCGCTGGTCTTTACGCCCGTCCTCGAGGCCGACGACGACCCCGACGCGGTCTACGACGCGCTCGTCGCGGAAGCGGCCGAGGTGGCGTCAACACTCCGTGAGGCCGAACCGCCCGAAACCGGCAGTTTCGTCCGTGACGAGGAGGTCGCGGGGCCGCAAGCCGCATACGAGGGGAGCGTCCGGGCGGCCAAGGAACACGTCCTCGACGGCGACATCTATCAGGGCGTGATCTCCCGAACCCGAGAGATCCACGGCGAGGTCGATCCACTCGGCTTCTACGAGGCGATGCGCGAGGTCAACCCCTCGCCGTACATGTATCTGCTCGATCACGACGACCTGACCGTCGTCGGGGCCAGCCCCGAGACGCTGCTCTCGGTGCGCGGGCGCGAGGTCATGTCGAACCCGATCGCCGGCACCTGCGACCGGGGCTCGAGCCCCGTCGAGGACCGCCGGCTCGCGGGCGAGATGCTCGCCGACGGCAAGGAACGCGCCGAACACACGATGCTGGTCGACCTCGCGCGCAACGACGTGCGCCGCGTCTCGGAACCGGGGTCGGTCCGGGTCGACGAGTTCATGAACGTCCTCAAGTACAGCCACGTCCAGCACATCGAGTCGACGGTGACCGGCCGGCTCGCCGCGGATTCCGACGCGTTCGATGCGACGCGGGCCTCGTTCCCCGCCGGGACGCTCTCGGGCGCGCCGAAGATCCGCGCGATGGAGATCATCGACGACCTCGAGTCCGAGCCCCGCGGACTCTACGGCGGCGGCGTCGGCTACTACTCGTGGTCCGGCGACGCGGACTTCGCGATCGTGATTCGGACTGCCACGGTCGAAGACGAGGGTGACGAGGACCGGATCACGGTCCAAGCCGGCGCGGGACTGGTCGCCGACAGCGACCCCGCCGCCGAGTACGAGGAGACCGAACAGAAGATGGGGGGCGTCCTCGCGGCCCTCGAGGCGATCGAACTGCCCGCCGAGGAGCCGGCGACTCGAGCGGACCCCGACGCGACGCCGGAGGTGAGCCGATGA
- a CDS encoding YihY/virulence factor BrkB family protein, whose product MELPEAVTAIYRTASDRDLTFLAAGFAYYAFVSLIPLVLLALVVGSLLGGEAAAERLITVAGDFLPASGEDLVTEALTTESGRVEATVVALAVAGWGALKVFRGLSLAFDKVYDEVAEESLVGQLVDGLTVLVAGAGAMALMIGIGAAIRLVADTVPLAGLLSWLALLAGLVLVFLPIYYVLPPVPVDVTEILPGAVFAAVGWTVLQFGFQLYAANAAQYEAYGALGAVLLFVTWLYFAGVIILFGAVLNVVRANPALAE is encoded by the coding sequence ATGGAACTTCCGGAGGCAGTCACTGCGATCTATCGGACGGCGAGCGACCGAGATCTGACCTTTCTCGCGGCCGGCTTCGCCTACTACGCGTTCGTGTCGCTGATCCCGCTGGTCCTGCTCGCGCTCGTCGTCGGCTCGCTGCTGGGCGGCGAGGCGGCCGCCGAACGGCTGATCACTGTCGCCGGGGACTTCCTCCCGGCGTCGGGCGAAGACCTCGTTACCGAAGCGCTGACGACCGAATCCGGACGGGTCGAGGCGACCGTCGTCGCGCTCGCCGTCGCCGGCTGGGGCGCGCTCAAGGTCTTTCGGGGGCTGAGCCTCGCGTTCGACAAGGTCTACGACGAGGTCGCCGAGGAGAGCCTCGTCGGGCAGCTCGTCGACGGACTCACGGTACTCGTCGCGGGCGCGGGCGCGATGGCTCTGATGATCGGGATCGGGGCGGCGATCAGACTCGTCGCCGACACCGTGCCGCTGGCCGGCCTCCTCAGTTGGCTCGCCCTGCTCGCCGGGCTCGTTCTCGTCTTCCTGCCGATCTACTACGTTCTGCCGCCGGTCCCCGTCGACGTGACCGAGATCCTGCCGGGCGCGGTCTTCGCCGCCGTCGGCTGGACCGTCCTCCAGTTCGGCTTCCAACTGTACGCGGCCAACGCTGCCCAGTACGAGGCCTACGGGGCGCTCGGTGCTGTGTTGCTGTTTGTCACCTGGCTCTACTTCGCGGGCGTCATCATTCTGTTCGGGGCCGTCCTCAACGTCGTCCGCGCGAACCCGGCACTCGCGGAGTGA
- a CDS encoding phosphoribosylanthranilate isomerase, producing MTRVKICGLTDEADLEAAIDAGADAVGIICNVSVDTPREVSIERATALAAATPPFVTSVLVTMPDGPADAIELVEEIEPDALQIHSDIRPGDLAYLRANLEAELLLAVDADDAATAETYDEIVDGLLVDTGSAEGGGGTGRTHDWDRTRAATVDLESPLILAGGLTPENVGDAVRTVAPFAVDVASGVEERGGVKDREAVRSFVDRAKTARKRAEPEA from the coding sequence ATGACCCGGGTCAAGATCTGCGGCCTGACCGACGAGGCCGACCTCGAGGCGGCGATCGACGCGGGCGCGGACGCCGTCGGGATCATCTGTAACGTCTCGGTCGACACACCCCGCGAGGTCTCGATCGAGCGGGCGACGGCGCTCGCGGCGGCGACCCCGCCGTTCGTCACGAGCGTCCTCGTGACGATGCCCGACGGGCCGGCGGACGCGATCGAACTGGTCGAGGAGATCGAGCCCGACGCGCTCCAGATCCACAGCGACATCCGGCCCGGCGACCTCGCGTACCTGCGCGCGAACCTCGAGGCGGAACTGCTGCTCGCGGTCGACGCCGACGACGCCGCGACCGCCGAGACCTACGACGAGATCGTCGACGGACTGCTCGTCGACACGGGCAGCGCCGAGGGCGGCGGCGGGACCGGCCGCACCCACGACTGGGACCGGACCCGCGCCGCCACGGTCGACCTCGAGTCGCCGCTGATCCTCGCCGGTGGGCTCACCCCCGAGAACGTCGGCGACGCGGTCCGAACCGTCGCGCCCTTCGCCGTCGACGTCGCCAGCGGCGTCGAGGAACGGGGCGGGGTCAAGGACCGCGAGGCCGTTCGCTCGTTCGTCGACCGAGCCAAGACCGCCCGCAAGCGGGCGGAACCCGAAGCGTGA